The Bernardetia litoralis DSM 6794 genome includes a window with the following:
- a CDS encoding GNAT family N-acetyltransferase: MKLTTKRTELNLIQKEDFQEIIDSFREKDAVKYIKHIQGLSNNEYLDFLEQKRLLSKNGQLFYWTVREKETQNYIGTMGVMPYLGSDSAFHIGFRISKDFQEKGFATELGKVVIDFVKTELKHQLIFGLIMEGNIASQTLLKKLGFQFLKSDFNTDYQIQLETYRLDF, translated from the coding sequence ATGAAGCTTACCACAAAAAGAACTGAATTAAATCTAATTCAAAAAGAAGATTTTCAAGAAATTATTGATTCTTTCAGAGAAAAAGATGCAGTCAAATATATAAAGCATATTCAAGGCTTATCAAATAATGAATATCTTGACTTTTTAGAACAAAAACGATTACTTTCTAAAAATGGACAACTTTTCTATTGGACAGTTAGAGAAAAAGAAACTCAAAATTATATCGGAACAATGGGAGTAATGCCTTATTTGGGCTCAGATTCTGCTTTTCATATTGGTTTCCGAATTTCAAAAGATTTTCAAGAAAAAGGATTTGCTACCGAGCTGGGAAAAGTAGTTATTGATTTTGTGAAAACAGAACTCAAACATCAATTAATTTTTGGATTAATAATGGAAGGAAATATCGCTTCACAGACTTTGCTCAAAAAGTTAGGTTTTCAGTTTTTGAAAAGTGATTTTAATACAGATTATCAAATTCAGTTAGAAACTTATAGATTAGATTTTTAG
- a CDS encoding TetR/AcrR family transcriptional regulator → MKLKSAEKEERIYEVVLELTQKVGLAGLRISDIAKEADLAHGTLYIYFKNKKELINQLYKKIKSKVSSELLPENIQDYSIKDGMFILWKNYLHYLVNNQQKIHFMTQCGSSNILNEENKSISDSLMKKTNSFFQKGIDLKDIKDVEIELLISIFRGMIENIALQITQKKLDYTPKLIENSFEIYWHGIRK, encoded by the coding sequence ATGAAATTAAAATCAGCCGAAAAAGAAGAGCGTATTTATGAAGTAGTTTTGGAGCTTACTCAAAAAGTAGGCTTGGCAGGTTTGCGTATTTCAGATATTGCAAAAGAAGCTGATTTGGCACACGGAACACTGTATATTTATTTCAAAAATAAAAAAGAACTTATCAATCAGCTTTACAAAAAAATCAAAAGTAAAGTAAGTTCAGAACTCCTTCCAGAGAATATTCAAGACTATTCTATTAAAGATGGAATGTTTATTTTATGGAAAAACTATCTTCATTATTTGGTTAATAACCAACAAAAAATACATTTTATGACTCAATGTGGGAGTTCTAATATCTTGAACGAAGAAAATAAAAGTATTTCAGATTCATTAATGAAAAAGACAAATTCATTCTTTCAAAAAGGAATTGATTTAAAAGATATTAAAGATGTAGAAATTGAATTACTGATAAGTATTTTTAGAGGAATGATAGAAAATATTGCACTTCAAATCACTCAAAAAAAGCTAGATTACACACCAAAACTTATAGAAAATAGTTTTGAAATCTATTGGCACGGAATCAGAAAATAA
- a CDS encoding IS4 family transposase, with protein sequence MAKAKYASSSKVTKLVTVLSSHLTEFHLARVQFIGLFVIAVIKVGLGGLIQIATAFERNVECSSSLRRIERFLNDYHLDFKAITRLIVSLQGMDKWKDIVLCLDRTNWKVGKKNVNVLLLSAAYKNVSTPLIWSVFPKKGNSSTEERIELIERFLSIFPNLSISSIVADREFVGQKWFTYLSRKNVDFVMRLKSNFKATRKGKTKSIAAWCRGLAISETYHLDGVFIVNGVEVYLSVSRTQKGYIYLASPVFLENAFELYKQRWEIETLFKALKTQGFKLENTKLTEPEKIAKLLALCSIAFVWCYKVGEWKHKTTKIRVCSNGHNEYSFFRYGLLEIKKILNNPMIKEAKFNQKIKVLSME encoded by the coding sequence ATGGCAAAAGCAAAGTATGCTTCTAGTAGTAAAGTTACAAAATTAGTTACTGTTTTATCTTCTCATTTGACAGAGTTTCATCTTGCACGAGTTCAATTTATAGGTCTTTTTGTAATAGCTGTTATAAAAGTAGGCTTAGGAGGATTAATTCAAATTGCTACGGCTTTTGAACGGAATGTAGAATGCAGCTCCTCTTTACGTCGTATTGAACGCTTTTTAAATGATTATCACCTTGATTTTAAGGCAATTACTCGTTTAATTGTTTCTTTACAAGGTATGGATAAGTGGAAGGATATTGTTTTATGTCTTGACCGTACCAATTGGAAAGTGGGTAAAAAAAATGTAAATGTTTTGTTGCTTTCAGCAGCCTATAAGAATGTTTCAACTCCTCTTATTTGGTCTGTTTTTCCAAAAAAAGGAAACTCTTCTACTGAAGAGCGTATCGAATTAATAGAACGTTTTTTATCTATTTTTCCTAATCTGTCTATTTCTTCTATTGTAGCAGATAGGGAGTTTGTAGGTCAAAAATGGTTTACTTATCTGTCAAGAAAAAACGTTGATTTTGTAATGCGACTCAAGTCTAATTTTAAAGCGACTAGAAAGGGTAAAACAAAGTCAATTGCAGCATGGTGTAGAGGACTGGCTATTTCAGAAACATATCATTTAGATGGTGTTTTTATAGTCAATGGGGTAGAGGTATATTTATCTGTAAGTAGGACACAAAAAGGATATATTTATCTTGCTTCACCTGTTTTTTTAGAAAACGCTTTTGAGCTGTATAAACAACGTTGGGAGATAGAAACGTTGTTTAAGGCTCTAAAAACACAAGGTTTTAAGCTAGAAAATACAAAATTGACAGAACCAGAGAAAATAGCTAAATTACTTGCTCTTTGTTCTATTGCATTTGTTTGGTGTTACAAAGTAGGAGAGTGGAAACATAAAACAACAAAAATAAGGGTCTGTTCAAATGGGCATAATGAATACTCTTTTTTCCGATATGGATTACTAGAAATCAAAAAAATACTCAATAATCCAATGATTAAAGAAGCCAAATTCAATCAGAAAATTAAAGTTTTGTCAATGGAGTGA
- a CDS encoding arsenate reductase, whose amino-acid sequence MDKKLYPELQNYSEQLASNFAIIDEERKIKLKEIGDYIIEKKREQKTASNNVNVTVICTHNSRRSHFGQVWLQVAAAYYGIEGINTFSGGTETTAFNTRAVAALEQAGVKIEKTTAFDGDENPVYSMSVGKKYSKTLMFSKKYTHKQNPQKGFAAIMVCSDADKNCPLVMGADARFAIPFEDPKSSDNTPSEEQTYNERCKQIGTEFFFVMDYVKTELSKE is encoded by the coding sequence ATGGACAAAAAATTATATCCTGAGCTTCAAAATTATTCAGAGCAACTAGCTTCTAATTTTGCAATTATTGATGAAGAACGAAAAATCAAATTAAAAGAAATTGGAGATTATATCATTGAGAAAAAAAGAGAGCAAAAAACAGCTTCAAACAATGTCAATGTTACCGTAATTTGTACTCATAATTCACGTAGAAGTCATTTTGGACAAGTTTGGTTACAAGTAGCTGCTGCTTATTATGGAATAGAAGGAATAAATACTTTTTCGGGTGGAACAGAAACAACAGCTTTTAACACTAGAGCCGTTGCAGCATTAGAGCAAGCAGGAGTAAAAATTGAAAAAACAACTGCTTTTGATGGAGATGAAAACCCAGTTTATTCCATGTCAGTTGGCAAGAAGTATTCAAAAACATTGATGTTTTCAAAAAAATATACACATAAACAAAATCCTCAAAAAGGTTTTGCTGCAATTATGGTTTGTAGTGATGCTGATAAAAATTGTCCGTTGGTAATGGGCGCAGATGCTCGTTTTGCAATTCCATTTGAAGACCCAAAATCATCAGATAATACACCTAGCGAAGAACAAACCTACAATGAAAGATGTAAACAAATTGGAACAGAATTTTTCTTTGTAATGGATTATGTAAAAACAGAATTAAGTAAAGAATAA
- the ftcD gene encoding glutamate formimidoyltransferase, translating into MKQLIECVPNFSEGRDMNIINQITKEIESVEGVSLLDVDPGKATNRTVVTFVGEPEPVLEAAFLAMKKAKELIDMSKHTGEHPRFGATDVCPLIPIANISMEETAKLAHKLGKRVGEELDYPIYLYENAATKPARKNLAFVRSGEYEGLKERIKTETPDFGKAEFRPKTGATAISARDFLIAVNFNLNTTSSRRANSVAFDVREAGRVLREGNPITGKIKNDENGEPLRQEGTCKGTKGIGWFIEEYGIAQVSMNITDVNATPLHIAFEETRKSAESRGMRVTGTEIVGLLPLKMMTSAGKYFLEQQQRSTGVSEAELIKIAIKSMGLDDLKPFNPQDKIIEYKIADKSKTPLLQKNLTEFAEETASESPAPGGGSISAYVGSLGAALGTMVANLSSHKRGWDNRWKEFSDLAEEGQTYKNQLLALVDEDTHAFNQIMNAFGLPKDNETDITARKQAISDATKNAIEVPLKVMEICASMFEWLEKLAISGNPNSASDTGVGAICVRAALRGAYLNVKINIASFDDESFIEDVLEKAKTYHKTAKKGEKEVLKLVKKAIKEM; encoded by the coding sequence ATGAAACAATTAATAGAATGCGTTCCTAACTTTTCAGAAGGACGTGATATGAATATTATCAATCAAATTACTAAAGAAATTGAAAGTGTAGAAGGCGTTTCGCTTTTAGATGTTGATCCAGGAAAAGCAACAAACAGAACTGTCGTTACTTTTGTAGGCGAACCAGAACCTGTTTTGGAAGCTGCATTTTTGGCTATGAAAAAAGCAAAAGAACTCATCGACATGTCCAAACACACAGGCGAACACCCTCGTTTTGGAGCGACAGACGTTTGTCCACTTATTCCGATTGCAAATATTTCGATGGAAGAAACGGCAAAATTAGCACATAAATTAGGCAAACGAGTAGGCGAAGAATTAGATTATCCTATTTATTTGTATGAAAATGCAGCCACAAAACCAGCTCGTAAAAATTTAGCTTTTGTAAGGTCAGGAGAATATGAAGGATTAAAAGAACGTATCAAAACAGAAACTCCAGATTTTGGAAAGGCTGAATTTAGACCAAAAACAGGCGCAACAGCAATAAGCGCAAGAGATTTTTTGATTGCTGTTAATTTTAACTTGAATACAACTTCTTCAAGACGTGCAAACTCTGTTGCTTTTGATGTGCGTGAAGCTGGACGAGTTTTGAGAGAAGGAAATCCAATTACAGGAAAAATAAAAAATGATGAAAATGGTGAGCCATTACGTCAAGAAGGAACTTGTAAAGGAACAAAAGGAATTGGTTGGTTTATCGAAGAATATGGAATTGCACAAGTTTCGATGAATATCACAGATGTGAATGCAACACCTTTGCATATTGCTTTTGAGGAAACACGCAAAAGTGCAGAATCTCGTGGAATGCGTGTAACAGGAACAGAAATTGTTGGTTTGCTTCCTCTCAAAATGATGACTTCGGCAGGTAAATATTTCTTAGAACAACAACAACGTTCGACAGGAGTTTCAGAAGCAGAACTAATAAAAATCGCCATTAAATCAATGGGATTAGATGATTTGAAGCCTTTCAATCCACAAGATAAAATCATTGAATATAAGATTGCTGATAAAAGTAAAACGCCATTACTTCAAAAAAACTTAACTGAGTTTGCAGAAGAAACGGCTTCAGAATCTCCTGCTCCTGGTGGTGGTTCTATTTCGGCTTATGTGGGAAGTTTGGGAGCAGCTTTAGGCACTATGGTAGCCAATCTTTCTTCACACAAAAGAGGTTGGGATAATCGTTGGAAAGAATTTTCAGATTTGGCAGAAGAAGGACAAACTTATAAAAATCAACTTTTAGCTTTAGTTGATGAAGATACGCATGCTTTTAATCAAATTATGAATGCTTTTGGTTTGCCAAAAGATAATGAAACTGATATTACTGCAAGAAAACAAGCCATTTCTGATGCTACAAAAAATGCGATTGAAGTTCCTTTAAAAGTAATGGAAATTTGTGCTTCAATGTTTGAATGGTTAGAAAAATTAGCTATAAGTGGTAATCCAAATTCGGCTTCTGATACAGGTGTAGGTGCAATTTGTGTGCGTGCTGCGTTGCGTGGTGCTTACTTGAATGTAAAAATTAATATTGCTTCTTTTGATGATGAATCATTTATTGAAGATGTTTTAGAAAAAGCTAAAACGTATCACAAAACAGCAAAAAAAGGTGAAAAAGAAGTCTTGAAACTGGTTAAGAAAGCAATTAAGGAAATGTAA
- the gatB gene encoding Asp-tRNA(Asn)/Glu-tRNA(Gln) amidotransferase subunit GatB, whose protein sequence is MTAQELQTKLDKSLEKYEIVIGLEVHAQLLTHTKAYSSDPNEYGNAPNTNVSVITLAHPGTLPKCNKKVLEYAIKMGVACGCDITEYNIFDRKNYFYPDLPKGYQITQDKTPICRGGFIKITLPNGDEKSLELTRIHMEEDAGKSMHLAAEVDTLVDLNRAGVPLIEIVSEPVMRSSEEAYYYLQEVRRMLRYLEICDGNMEEGSMRCDANVSVRLIGEKEFRNRVEVKNMNSFRNVQRAIDFEVVRQVEFYENPETEGEVYAETRMFDANTGNTYSLRAKETLNDYRYFPEPDLQPLVVTEEYLQSIKAALPALPRELKERFMKTYELSEYDTNILIDDKETALYFDELCQKNKNYKAASNWITNIVKSYLNENKISFSDFSSKIDTDKMAQLIELVDSNKVSFALAAQKLFPALIEDTTKSPEEKAKELDMIQSSDEDSILPIVKEVLAQFPDKVAAYNGGKVGLLGMFMGQVMKKSKGKADPKVASTLIEQELEKMK, encoded by the coding sequence ATGACAGCACAAGAGTTACAAACCAAGCTAGACAAATCCTTAGAAAAATATGAAATTGTAATTGGTCTTGAAGTCCATGCTCAACTTCTTACACATACAAAAGCCTATTCTTCTGACCCAAATGAATACGGAAATGCGCCAAACACAAATGTAAGTGTAATTACGCTCGCTCACCCTGGTACGCTTCCAAAATGCAACAAAAAAGTATTGGAATATGCTATCAAAATGGGAGTTGCTTGTGGTTGTGATATTACAGAATATAATATTTTTGATAGAAAAAATTATTTTTATCCCGATTTGCCAAAAGGTTATCAGATTACACAAGACAAAACGCCAATTTGTAGAGGTGGTTTTATCAAAATAACGCTTCCAAATGGCGATGAAAAAAGTCTTGAACTTACACGCATTCACATGGAAGAAGATGCAGGAAAATCGATGCACCTTGCTGCCGAAGTTGATACACTCGTAGATTTGAATCGTGCTGGTGTTCCTTTGATAGAAATTGTTTCTGAGCCAGTTATGCGTTCTAGTGAAGAGGCATATTATTATTTGCAAGAAGTTCGTCGTATGCTTCGTTACTTAGAAATTTGTGATGGAAATATGGAAGAAGGTTCGATGCGATGTGATGCCAATGTTTCAGTACGATTGATAGGAGAAAAAGAGTTTCGTAATCGTGTAGAGGTGAAAAATATGAACTCATTCAGAAATGTACAAAGAGCTATTGATTTTGAAGTTGTGCGTCAAGTAGAGTTTTATGAAAATCCAGAAACAGAAGGCGAAGTTTATGCAGAAACACGTATGTTTGATGCTAATACAGGGAATACATACAGTCTTCGTGCAAAGGAAACATTGAATGATTATCGTTATTTTCCAGAGCCTGATTTGCAGCCTTTAGTGGTTACAGAAGAATATTTACAATCTATAAAAGCTGCACTTCCTGCGCTTCCTCGTGAACTAAAGGAGCGTTTCATGAAAACTTATGAGCTTTCAGAATATGATACAAATATTTTGATTGATGATAAAGAAACGGCTTTGTATTTTGATGAATTATGTCAAAAAAATAAGAATTATAAAGCTGCCTCAAACTGGATTACTAATATTGTAAAATCGTACTTGAATGAAAATAAAATTTCTTTTTCTGATTTTTCTTCAAAAATAGATACAGATAAAATGGCACAACTTATTGAATTAGTTGATTCAAATAAAGTAAGTTTTGCTCTAGCTGCTCAAAAACTTTTTCCTGCACTAATAGAAGACACTACAAAATCGCCAGAAGAAAAAGCAAAAGAATTGGATATGATTCAGAGTAGTGATGAAGATTCTATTTTGCCTATCGTGAAAGAAGTTTTGGCACAATTCCCAGACAAAGTTGCTGCTTATAATGGTGGAAAAGTAGGACTTTTAGGAATGTTTATGGGACAAGTTATGAAAAAATCTAAAGGAAAAGCTGACCCAAAAGTTGCAAGTACTTTGATAGAACAGGAACTAGAAAAGATGAAATAA
- the tyrS gene encoding tyrosine--tRNA ligase, with amino-acid sequence MEKQIDNLIEELRWRGMLQDSTPDTEKYLLENKISGYIGFDPTADSLHIGNLATIMLLVHLQRAGHTPYALVGGATGMIGDPSGKAAERTLLDEKTLRHNERCIGKQLQKFLDFEGENAAVLVNNYDWFKNFSFLEVLRDVGKHLSVNYMMAKDSVKTRLETGISFTEFSYQLLQAYDFYHLYKNHGIKLQMGGSDQWGNITSGTELIRRISNAESETNDDTREHAFAVTCPLVTKADGSKFGKSESGNVWLDPNLTSPYKFYQFWLNADDAVAPRLIRVFTLLDKETIESLEIEHEKNRGLRVLQKALAEEVTVRVHGQEAYDNAVAASQILFGKNVVKQLQQTDEKTLLEVFEGVPKIEISLDEYHQAENITELLTTVAKNEIFPSKSEAKKMIKAGGVSINKAKIADPVMEVDFALLQDKYLLVQRGKKNYYLICVDN; translated from the coding sequence ATGGAAAAACAAATAGACAACCTTATAGAAGAACTTCGCTGGCGTGGAATGTTGCAAGACAGTACTCCAGATACAGAAAAATACTTATTAGAGAATAAAATTTCTGGTTATATTGGCTTTGACCCTACTGCTGATTCGCTTCATATCGGAAACCTAGCAACAATAATGCTTTTGGTGCATTTGCAGCGTGCAGGACATACACCTTATGCCCTTGTTGGTGGTGCAACTGGAATGATAGGTGACCCATCAGGAAAAGCAGCCGAACGTACTCTTTTAGATGAAAAAACACTTCGCCACAATGAAAGATGCATAGGAAAGCAGCTTCAAAAATTCTTAGATTTTGAAGGAGAGAATGCAGCCGTTTTAGTTAATAATTATGACTGGTTCAAAAACTTTAGTTTCTTAGAAGTATTGAGAGATGTCGGAAAGCATTTGTCAGTCAATTATATGATGGCAAAAGATTCTGTCAAAACACGCCTAGAAACAGGAATTTCGTTTACAGAATTTTCTTACCAATTACTGCAAGCCTACGATTTTTATCATTTGTACAAAAATCACGGAATTAAACTTCAAATGGGAGGCTCTGACCAATGGGGAAATATTACCTCAGGAACTGAACTTATCCGAAGAATTAGTAATGCTGAAAGCGAAACTAATGACGATACAAGGGAACACGCTTTTGCTGTTACTTGTCCTTTAGTTACAAAAGCTGATGGTTCTAAATTTGGTAAATCTGAAAGTGGAAATGTTTGGCTTGACCCAAATCTTACTTCGCCTTATAAGTTTTATCAATTTTGGCTCAATGCAGATGATGCCGTTGCTCCTCGCTTGATTCGTGTTTTTACACTTTTGGATAAAGAAACGATTGAAAGCCTAGAAATTGAACACGAAAAAAATAGAGGTTTAAGAGTTCTTCAAAAAGCACTTGCTGAAGAGGTAACTGTACGAGTACATGGGCAAGAAGCCTATGATAATGCTGTGGCAGCTTCTCAAATTTTGTTTGGAAAAAATGTAGTAAAACAACTTCAACAAACAGACGAAAAAACTCTTTTAGAAGTATTTGAAGGAGTGCCAAAGATTGAAATTTCTTTAGATGAATATCATCAAGCCGAAAATATAACTGAACTTTTAACAACAGTTGCTAAAAATGAAATTTTTCCTTCAAAAAGTGAAGCTAAAAAAATGATAAAAGCTGGAGGAGTAAGTATCAATAAAGCAAAAATTGCTGACCCAGTAATGGAAGTAGATTTTGCTCTTTTACAAGATAAATATTTGCTTGTGCAGCGAGGAAAGAAAAATTATTATTTGATTTGTGTCGATAATTAA
- the hisG gene encoding ATP phosphoribosyltransferase, with the protein MSISSSENSNRLKIAIQKSGRLSEKSLALLKECGIQITTSPNALRAEASNFPLEILFLRDDDIPEYVQDGVADVGIIGENVMLEKGKKLELIDKLGFAKCRLSLAVPRGTTYDDVSFFDGKRIATSYPKILGEYFKEKNVNAEIHMISGSVEIAPSIGLSEGVCDIVSSGSTLLSNGLKEVETVLKSEAVLVANPDFNGEKRKNFEKLLFRMQSVRRSNKNKYILLNAPKSKLDAIIAVLPGLKSPTIMPLANEDWVSVHTVINEDDFWEKIDALQEAGAEGILVIPIEKMIV; encoded by the coding sequence ATGTCAATTTCTTCTTCAGAAAACTCAAACCGATTAAAAATAGCGATACAAAAATCAGGTCGTTTGAGCGAAAAATCCCTTGCTTTACTCAAAGAATGTGGAATTCAAATTACTACAAGCCCAAATGCACTTCGTGCAGAAGCCTCAAATTTTCCATTAGAAATTTTGTTTCTAAGAGATGATGATATTCCAGAATATGTACAAGATGGCGTTGCTGATGTCGGAATCATTGGCGAAAATGTAATGCTTGAAAAAGGCAAAAAACTAGAACTTATTGATAAATTAGGTTTTGCAAAATGCCGTTTATCGCTTGCTGTACCTAGAGGAACTACTTATGATGATGTTTCTTTTTTTGATGGAAAACGTATTGCTACATCATATCCAAAGATTTTAGGTGAATATTTTAAAGAAAAAAATGTAAATGCTGAAATTCACATGATTAGTGGTTCGGTAGAAATTGCACCTAGTATTGGTCTATCAGAAGGAGTTTGTGATATTGTAAGCTCAGGAAGTACACTTTTGAGTAATGGACTAAAAGAAGTAGAAACTGTTTTGAAATCAGAAGCTGTTTTGGTAGCAAACCCAGATTTTAATGGTGAAAAGCGCAAGAATTTTGAAAAACTTTTGTTCAGAATGCAATCGGTAAGACGTTCTAATAAAAATAAATATATTCTTTTGAATGCTCCAAAATCAAAATTGGATGCTATTATTGCTGTTCTTCCTGGTTTAAAGAGTCCTACTATTATGCCTTTAGCTAATGAAGATTGGGTTTCTGTTCATACTGTAATTAATGAAGATGATTTTTGGGAAAAAATAGATGCACTCCAAGAAGCTGGTGCAGAAGGAATTTTGGTTATTCCTATCGAAAAAATGATTGTATAA
- a CDS encoding OmpA family protein, with the protein MKNLKTTFQSILIYTLILIITSFSLSSCASWSNTGKGAVIGGIAGGVIGGVASKKNTAAGGAIGAVVGGAAGAAIGAYMDKQAKKIEEEVEDAKVIRVEEGINLTFDSGILFGFDKSDLNTGAKQSITKLSKVLNEYPDTRLTIQGHTDSKGDDNYNRTLSSKRANAVRDYLVANGVKSNRLNTVAYGETSPVASNDTEAGRAKNRRVEVIIVANDELKRKADNGEIKE; encoded by the coding sequence ATGAAAAATTTAAAAACAACATTTCAATCTATTTTAATTTATACACTTATTTTAATAATTACTTCTTTTTCACTTTCTTCTTGTGCCTCTTGGAGCAATACAGGCAAAGGAGCAGTAATTGGTGGTATAGCAGGTGGTGTAATTGGTGGGGTCGCTTCCAAGAAAAATACAGCAGCAGGTGGAGCAATTGGAGCAGTAGTGGGTGGCGCAGCAGGCGCAGCAATTGGCGCATACATGGACAAACAAGCGAAGAAAATTGAAGAAGAGGTAGAAGATGCGAAAGTAATTCGTGTAGAAGAAGGAATTAATCTTACTTTTGATTCAGGTATTTTATTTGGTTTTGATAAATCGGATTTGAATACTGGAGCAAAACAAAGCATCACTAAATTGAGTAAAGTTTTAAATGAATACCCAGATACTCGCCTTACTATTCAAGGACACACAGATAGTAAAGGAGATGATAATTATAACAGAACACTATCTTCTAAAAGAGCAAATGCTGTTCGTGATTATTTAGTTGCTAATGGTGTAAAAAGTAATCGATTAAATACAGTTGCTTATGGAGAAACGTCTCCTGTCGCAAGCAATGATACAGAGGCAGGTAGAGCCAAAAACCGTCGTGTCGAAGTAATAATTGTAGCAAATGATGAACTAAAACGTAAAGCAGATAACGGAGAAATTAAAGAGTAA
- the aroA gene encoding 3-phosphoshikimate 1-carboxyvinyltransferase, with amino-acid sequence MSVSPSPFLVLPSLHISSPKLNLDGEIFLPSSKSESNRALIIEALCEKKCSLMNLSEARDTKILQNLLNKFREIENQEEYLQSNIKGRNTNDVSLDLTLDVQDAGTTMRFLTAFCTIKNHPTLLKGTDRMHQRPIKELVLALRELGAQITYENEDGFPPLFIHGFSPESQTQNISIQGNISSQYISAVLMIAPLLPKGILLEIIPPVSSEPYIKMTLELMQHFGILHSWTENRIIIPHQQYSSNQYKIESDWSAASYWYSMAAICSKSELFLKGLREKSWQGDNRIVKMMKGLGIRTHYEKEGVRLQKTSSRRSPFKYDFTPCPDLAQTMAVLCAALGVEANMTGLHSLKIKETDRLTALKIELAKFGAEIEIINDNELHIPICELHAPTEPLQTYHDHRMAMAFAPLALLFPITIESPEVVQKSYPSFWEDMEKMGFRVK; translated from the coding sequence ATGTCTGTTTCTCCCTCTCCTTTTCTTGTTTTGCCCTCTTTGCATATTTCTTCTCCCAAACTCAATCTTGATGGAGAAATTTTTTTACCTTCTTCTAAAAGTGAAAGTAACCGAGCTTTGATTATAGAAGCCTTATGTGAAAAAAAATGTAGCCTAATGAATCTTTCAGAAGCTAGAGATACCAAGATTCTTCAAAATTTACTCAATAAATTTAGAGAGATTGAAAACCAAGAAGAATATCTTCAAAGTAATATCAAAGGAAGAAATACAAATGATGTTTCTTTAGATTTGACTTTAGATGTACAAGATGCAGGAACAACAATGCGCTTTTTGACAGCTTTTTGTACCATTAAAAATCACCCTACACTTTTGAAGGGAACGGACAGAATGCACCAGCGCCCCATCAAAGAACTTGTTTTGGCTCTTCGTGAATTAGGCGCACAAATTACCTACGAAAATGAAGATGGTTTCCCCCCCCTTTTTATACACGGTTTTAGTCCTGAATCTCAAACACAAAATATTTCTATTCAAGGCAATATAAGCAGTCAATATATTTCGGCTGTTTTGATGATTGCTCCTCTTTTGCCAAAAGGTATTTTATTAGAAATTATTCCTCCTGTCTCGTCTGAGCCTTATATCAAAATGACTTTAGAACTAATGCAACATTTTGGTATTTTACATTCTTGGACTGAAAACAGAATTATTATTCCTCACCAACAGTATAGCTCAAATCAATACAAAATAGAATCAGATTGGTCGGCTGCAAGTTATTGGTATAGTATGGCTGCAATTTGCTCAAAATCTGAATTATTTTTGAAAGGACTTAGAGAAAAATCTTGGCAAGGAGATAATAGAATTGTTAAGATGATGAAAGGTTTGGGAATCCGAACACATTATGAAAAAGAGGGTGTTCGTTTACAAAAAACATCTTCTAGGCGTTCTCCTTTCAAATATGATTTTACACCTTGTCCAGATTTGGCGCAAACAATGGCTGTTTTATGTGCTGCATTGGGGGTAGAAGCAAACATGACAGGTCTTCACAGCTTAAAAATCAAAGAAACTGACCGTCTTACAGCTCTAAAAATCGAACTTGCTAAATTTGGTGCAGAAATAGAAATTATCAATGATAATGAACTTCATATTCCTATTTGTGAGCTTCATGCACCTACTGAACCTTTACAAACTTATCATGACCACCGTATGGCGATGGCATTTGCTCCTTTAGCTTTGCTTTTTCCAATTACGATTGAAAGCCCTGAAGTGGTACAAAAATCATATCCTAGTTTTTGGGAAGATATGGAAAAAATGGGCTTTAGGGTAAAATAA